The genomic DNA GAGCTCCCcatttagtatttaataaattttacacATTTCAGCAGGTTTCTCAGAAGTATGATTGATCTTAGAAGCATATTCATGTAAATGTGAGAAAGCGTTTTGCATGGTATTTAACATAATAAGTTTTAAGTTCAGGAAGTGTTTATGTTTGTGCCTATGTAGGGTTTAGTGAATGGCACTCTGTAGAGCAAGGAATAGAAAATGTGGTCCTTTTTCACTTGTTATTTAAATTTACACAATTTGTCTGCATCTGGAAggcttattttttatgtttagctAAAAAGAAAAGCTGCTTATAATTCCTGAGCTCTACTTaccaatattttacatttctaatgGAAAATCCTCTTATATTTCCCTTTCAAATTGAACAAACCACCTTTAAAGAGGAAAAGTCAAAGTAGTTTAAACTTTGGTTGCTTAGCTTAGGAAGTGAGAAACCACATTGAGGGCTTATAATCATGTCCAGGTTCCATATCAGTCTGTCTTCCTCCATTAACCAGGATCTCATGTAAGCCCAGATTGCTTAGTTAAAACCAGCTTGTGAATCTGACTAACGAGGATTCTGAGGTTGGATTCTGTTAGTGATTCTTTCACATGAGTTGGCTTTTTGATGGGACTGAAAAAGTTAAGAATTAATACTTGGATGATGTTTTTAAACTGCTCTCCTTCTAACCATTATGCAGGGTACCTACAGGAGTAGGACTCCAAAGGAATAGAAGTAGTTCATTTTAGAGGTCCATCTTTTTCTCCTGCATGAGATAGGTAGCAATACTAAAACAACAAATACAGACAAAATCCTTCATTTCAGTGGCTCATATGTAAACCTATagtcttgctctttctctttttcaggtTACTTCTTTTAGCTTCTTACTGTGCGTTCTGCTGTGACTCACGTTGTTGAATAGTGTAAGAAGTGCTCCACGAAGATCATGTTAGGAGTTGTAAGGGCTTAGTTTAGAAGTTAAAAAGATTTCAAGAGAAATGAGGAGTTGACAGTATCCTCACCTTTCCACACTCACCAGcaccctcctgtgctctctcctaGCTTTCTGCTCTCTGCAAGCACTTAGACAACCTGTGGGAAGAACACCGTGGCAGTGTGGTCCTGTTTGCTTGGATGCAGTTTCTTAAGGAAGAGACCCTAGCATACCTGAATATTGTCTCTCCGTTTGAGCTCAAGATGGGTTCTCAGAAAAAGGTGCAGAGAAGGACGGCTCAGGCCTCTCCCAACACAGAGCTAGATTTTGGAGGAGCTGCTGGATCGGCTGCGGATCAAGAGGAGGCTGTGGATGAGAGGGCTGTACAGGATGTGGAATCGCTGTCGAGTCTGATCCAGGAAATTTTGGACTTTGACCAAGCTCAGCAGATAAAATGCTTTAACAGTAAATTGTTCCTGTGCAGTATCTGTTTCTGTGAGAAGCTGGGTAGTGAATGCATGTACTTCTTGGAGTGCAGGCATGTGTACTGCAAAGCCTGTCTGAAGGACTACTTTGAAATCCAGATCAGAGATGGCCAAGTTCAGTGCCTCAACTGCCCAGAACCCAAGTGCCCTTCGGTGGCCACTCCTGGTCAGGTAATCCTCTACTCTGCTGGTAGCCGCTTCCTTATTCTCTTTCACAAAGGGAGGCATCTTCTCAGGAACTTCCTTGATAGGGCTCCTCAGGGCAGGCTGAGGCCTTAGAGCCAGCCCGCAAGTAGTTTCAATGTATCCATCAAGAATGCCTTGgtctaggggcgcccgggtggcccagtcgttaagcgtctgccttcagctcaagtcatgattccagggtcctggaatcgagccccatgttgggctccctgctccacgggaagcctgcttctccctctcccactccccctgcttgtgttccctctctctgtcaaataaataaaatctttaaaaaaaagaatgccttggTCTTACTCAACTGTTGAAGCAAATGTAAATGCTTCCTCTGCTGGCCTCGGCATGAGCAGTTCTTGTCAGGGATGAGTGTCAGAAAAGTAATTATAACGTGTTCTGGTGATTTACTTTATCTGCTGGGATCCCATCAACCTTAGAGAATCACTAGCCTGCCTTTGTGTGAGGTTGGGATCCAAAGGACATATTCCTTGGAATGGTGAACAGAATCAGGGACAGCATCCTTggtttgaccttttttttttttttaatcaactttattAACCCATAAAtgtacccatttaaagtgtacagtctGCTTAGCTTTGACACACGTGTAGACCCATGTAGCCACCATCTCAGTCAAGGTATAGACTTGGCCACATTTGGTTTGATTTTGAAGTAAGAGAGTTTTAGTTCATGTGCATCTAGTTGGCACCAGCATTTTAAGGATCTCCTCAGAATCAGAACTGGTTGGGAAATCCTCACATTAATGTGTTTTCTATTTCCCTCCAGGTCAAAGAGCTAGTGGAAACAGAGTTATTTGCCCGTTACGACCGCCTTCTCCTCCAGTCCACCTTGGACCTGATGGCGGATGTGGTGTACTGTCCCCGCCCGTGCTGCCAGTTGCCTGTGATGCAGGAGCCCGGCTGCACCATGGGCATCTGCTCCAGTTGCAATTTTGCCTTCTGTACCTTGTGCAGATTGACTTACCACGGGGTCTCTCCGTGTAAGGTGACTGCAGGTGAGTTGTCCCTGTGTGAACTCGATTCTCCTGTCCTGTGCACGCGCGTGcatgtgcgcgcgcacacacacccaccccccccacccccccaccccgatttGGAATTGTTTATTCAACAGGTATTTTTGTTTCAGTTACTGTCCTAGGCTCTGGAGATAGGGTAGTGACCAAATACCCTCATGGAACTTAAATTTTAATGGCGGAGACAGGCAAACAATATAAGAATATTAGATGGTCGTTAAGtgctatggaggaaaaaaaaggaaatcagggaCAGGATATGAAATGTTCTGAAGTGGCTTGGGATTTTACTTAGGGAAATAAAGGGAAGACCTCAGTGGTAAAGTGGTTTGAATAAAGACTTGAAAGAACTAAGGAAACAAGCGTGGAGTtggctggcgggggtggggggaggggaacatGACAGAAGGAATGGCAAAGTAGTTTCTATCTATGAACATGGGATAATGCAGCTCCTGGTTGGCCGATGCAAGACCGTCTTAGCTGCCACCCTTGTTTCCATGGCACATATGTCTGATCAGCCATCAGG from Neomonachus schauinslandi chromosome 7, ASM220157v2, whole genome shotgun sequence includes the following:
- the RNF14 gene encoding E3 ubiquitin-protein ligase RNF14; translation: MSSEDREAQEDELLALASIYDGDEFRKAESVQGGETRIYLDLPQNFKIFVSGNSNECLQNGGFEYTICFLPPLVLNFELPPDYPSSSPPSFTLSGKWLSPTQLSALCKHLDNLWEEHRGSVVLFAWMQFLKEETLAYLNIVSPFELKMGSQKKVQRRTAQASPNTELDFGGAAGSAADQEEAVDERAVQDVESLSSLIQEILDFDQAQQIKCFNSKLFLCSICFCEKLGSECMYFLECRHVYCKACLKDYFEIQIRDGQVQCLNCPEPKCPSVATPGQVKELVETELFARYDRLLLQSTLDLMADVVYCPRPCCQLPVMQEPGCTMGICSSCNFAFCTLCRLTYHGVSPCKVTAEKLMDLRNEYLQADEANKRFLEQRYGKRVIQKALEEMESKEWLEKNSKSCPCCGTPIEKLDGCNKMTCTGCMQYFCWICMGSLSRANPYKHFTDPASPCFNRLFHAVDVNGDIWEDEIED